One window from the genome of Oryctolagus cuniculus chromosome 1, mOryCun1.1, whole genome shotgun sequence encodes:
- the NUDT2 gene encoding bis(5'-nucleosyl)-tetraphosphatase [asymmetrical] isoform X2 translates to MTMALRACGLIIFRRCLAPKADNSAIEFLLLQASDGIHHWTPPKGHVEPGENDLETALRETQEEAGIEAGQLTIIEGFRKELNYVAREKPKTVIYWLAEVKDYNVEIRLSHEHQAYRWLGLDEACHLAQFKDMKAALQEGHQFLCSTAA, encoded by the exons ATG ACCATGGCCCTGCGAGCATGTGGCTTGATCATCTTCCGAAGATGCCTCGCGCCCAAGGCGGACAACAGTGCGATTGAGTTTCTCCTGCTGCAGGCATCGGATGGCATTCATCACTGGACTCCTCCCAAAG GCCACGTGGAACCGGGAGAGAATGACTTGGAAACGGCCCTGAGGGAGACTCAAGAGGAAGCCGGCATAGAAGCAGGCCAGCTGACCATCATTGAGGGGTTCCGAAAGGAGCTCAATTATGTGGCCAGGGAGAAGCCTAAAACAGTCATTTACTGGCTGGCGGAAGTGAAGGACTACAACGTGGAGATCCGCCTCTCCCACGAGCACCAAGCCTAccgctggctggggctggacgaGGCCTGCCATTTGGCTCAGTTCAAGGATATGAAGGCAGCACTCCAAGAAGGACACCAGTTTCTCTGCTCCACAGCGGCCTGA
- the NUDT2 gene encoding bis(5'-nucleosyl)-tetraphosphatase [asymmetrical] isoform X1 encodes MALRACGLIIFRRCLAPKADNSAIEFLLLQASDGIHHWTPPKGHVEPGENDLETALRETQEEAGIEAGQLTIIEGFRKELNYVAREKPKTVIYWLAEVKDYNVEIRLSHEHQAYRWLGLDEACHLAQFKDMKAALQEGHQFLCSTAA; translated from the exons ATGGCCCTGCGAGCATGTGGCTTGATCATCTTCCGAAGATGCCTCGCGCCCAAGGCGGACAACAGTGCGATTGAGTTTCTCCTGCTGCAGGCATCGGATGGCATTCATCACTGGACTCCTCCCAAAG GCCACGTGGAACCGGGAGAGAATGACTTGGAAACGGCCCTGAGGGAGACTCAAGAGGAAGCCGGCATAGAAGCAGGCCAGCTGACCATCATTGAGGGGTTCCGAAAGGAGCTCAATTATGTGGCCAGGGAGAAGCCTAAAACAGTCATTTACTGGCTGGCGGAAGTGAAGGACTACAACGTGGAGATCCGCCTCTCCCACGAGCACCAAGCCTAccgctggctggggctggacgaGGCCTGCCATTTGGCTCAGTTCAAGGATATGAAGGCAGCACTCCAAGAAGGACACCAGTTTCTCTGCTCCACAGCGGCCTGA